One genomic segment of Oncorhynchus mykiss isolate Arlee chromosome 10, USDA_OmykA_1.1, whole genome shotgun sequence includes these proteins:
- the LOC110534893 gene encoding olfactory receptor 146-like: MENHTFSLDLLKLEGVKVIHQSTYPAFILLLIIYIFTMVANIGLTVLICMERSLHHPMYILLCNMSFNDALSITTIIPRVLFDILTPRSERYITYNECFTQAFLGHWFGSNFHTILMIMAFDRYLAICNPLRYATIMNNKMLVKLCVFAWVVSLVFVAVLLGLTLRLSRCRSEIINPWCDNASLFKLSCESVLINNIYGLFFTTIFFIASMGSVALTYIRITMVCVRSKSKSLNSKALHTCFTHLAVYLIMLMTGFIIVFLHRYPEWSDHRKLASIMFYVVPPALNPIIYGLQSKDIRKLAVNISHCKKVSP, encoded by the coding sequence ATGGAGAACCACACATTCAGCTTGGACCTTCTCAAGCTAGAGGGGGTTAAAGTCATCCACCAGTCCACCTACCCTGCCTTCATACTCCTCCTTATCATCTACATCTTCACAATGGTGGCCAACATCGGCCTCACAGTGCTAATCTGCATGGAAAGGAGCCTGCACCACCCCATGTACATCCTCCTTTGCAACATGTCTTTCAACGATGCTCTCAGTATCACCACCATCATACCTCGAGTGCTGTTCGACATTTTAACACCTAGATCAGAGAGATATATTACCTACAATGAGTGTTTCACCCAAGCATTTTTGGGTCACTGGTTTGGTTCAAACTTTCATACGATACTGATGATCATGGCTTTTGACAGGTATTTGGCCATCTGCAACCCTCTGCGATACGCCACCATCATGAACAACAAAATGCTGGtgaagctgtgtgtgtttgcctgggtGGTGTCCCTTGTCTTTGTGGCTGTCCTCCTGGGCCTCACCCTCCGCTTGTCACGCTGCAGGTCGGAAATCATCAACCCTTGGTGTGACAATGCCTCATTATTCAAGCTCTCCTGTGAGAGTGTGCTTATAAATAACATTTATGGACTATTTTTCACCACTATCTTCTTCATCGCCTCCATGGGGAGTGTGGCTCTGACATACATTAGAATCACCATGGTGTGTGTGAGGAGTAAGAGCAAGTCGCTAAACAGCAAAGCTCTGCACACCTGTTTCACACACCTGGCTGTATACCTCATTATGCTGATGACAGGTTTCATCATTGTCTTTCTTCATCGCTACCCTGAGTGGTCAGACCACAGGAAACTTGCATCAATTATGTTTTATGTGGTTCCTCCTGCACTGAACCCCATTATCTATGGGCTGCAGTCCAAAGACATTCGCAAACTAGCTGTAAATATCTCCCATTGCAAGAAAGTTTCACCATGA
- the LOC110533693 gene encoding olfactory receptor-like protein COR4 — MENHTYNAHVLLLEGLNVTHQSSYPAFIILLVIYIFTMVANISLAVVICMERSLHQPMYILLCNMSFNDALSITTFIPRALSDIFKASAERYITYVECAIQAFCGHMFATTGHTILMIMAFDRYMAICNPLRYATIMNNKMLVKLCVFAWGVAFLFVAVLIGLSVRLSRCRSNVFNPFCDNASLFKLSCESVFINDIYGLFFTALLFIASILSVSLTYIRITMVCVRSKSKSLNSKALNTCFTHLAVYVIMLMTGFIIVFLHRYPQWSNHRKVASIIFPLVAPCLNPIIYGLQSKEIYKVLKNMFQSKIMSLRL, encoded by the coding sequence ATGGAGAACCATACATACAATGCGCATGTTCTCCTCCTAGAGGGGTTAAACGTCACCCACCAGTCCTCCTACCCTGCCTTCATCATCCTCCTTGTTATCTACATCTTCACAATGGTGGCCAACATCAGCCTCGCAGTGGTGATCTGCATGGAGAGGAGCCTGCACCAGCCCATGTACATCCTCCTTTGCAACATGTCTTTCAACGATGCTCTCAGCATCACCACCTTCATACCTCGAGCGCTGAGTGATATTTTCAAAGCAAGTGCAGAAAGATATATTACCTATGTTGAGTGTGCCATACAAGCGTTCTGCGGTCACATGTTTGCTACGACCGGACATACAATACTAATGATCATGGCTTTTGACAGGTATATGGCCATCTGCAACCCTTTGCGATACGCCACCATCATGAACAACAAAATGCTGGTAaaactgtgtgtgtttgcctggggTGTGGCATTTCTCTTTGTGGCGGTCCTTATAGGTCTCTCTGTCCGCTTATCACGCTGCAGGTCAAACGTTTTCAATCCTTTCTGTGACAACGCTTCGTTATTCAAGCTCTCCTGTGAGAGTGTGTTTATAAATGACATATACGGACTCTTTTTCACTGCGCTCCTTTTTATCGCCTCCATTTTGAGTGTGTCTCTGACATACATTAGGATCACCATGGTGTGTGTGCGGAGTAAGAGCAAGTCGCTGAACAGCAAAGCCCTGAACACTTGTTTCACACACCTGGCTGTATACGTCATCATGCTGATGACAGGTTTCATCATTGTCTTTCTTCATCGGTACCCACAGTGGTCAAATCACAGGAAAGTGGCGTCCATTATATTTCCTCTGGTTGCTCCTTGTCTTAACCCAATTATCTATGGGCTTCAGTCCAAAGAGATTTACAAAGTGTTAAAGAATATGTTCCAGTCCAAGATTATGTCTCTTCGATTGTAA